A genomic region of Pseudoalteromonas piscicida contains the following coding sequences:
- the nhaD gene encoding sodium:proton antiporter NhaD codes for MKINGLLLFCCAWVISVIPSPALAAQGTLDLTSSTLGLVCIVVFVLAYALVMLEEKLHMRKSKPVLVAAGIIWLMIGAYYVNQGQPDVTEHAFRHNLLEFAELMLFLLVAMTYINALEERRLFDSLRAWMIQKGFSYKNLFWITGFLSFFISPIADNLTTALLMCAVVMKVADGDKEFINLSCINIVIAANAGGAFSPFGDITTLMVWQAGMVHFSEFLALFVPSLVNYIVPALVMSYFVADRKPSAVYERVELKRGALRILTLFLLTVATAVLSHSLLHLPPVLGMMMGLGYLQFFGYFLRMTLPGSLARKRAMAEREGDQERLEKLGSVVPFDVFSKVSRAEWDTLLFFYGIVMCVGGLGFLGYLSLMSEILYGEWSATYANVFLGIISAVIDNIPVMFAVLSMQPEMSHGHWLLITLTAGVGGSLLSIGSAAGVALMGQARGYYTFMGHLKWAPVILLGYIASILCHLWLNESAFSVFG; via the coding sequence ATGAAAATCAATGGACTACTGCTATTCTGTTGCGCATGGGTCATATCCGTGATCCCATCACCAGCCTTGGCGGCTCAAGGCACCTTAGATCTTACCAGCTCGACACTCGGCTTGGTTTGTATTGTTGTCTTCGTTTTAGCATACGCACTTGTAATGCTCGAAGAAAAACTTCATATGCGAAAATCAAAACCAGTGCTTGTGGCGGCAGGCATCATTTGGCTCATGATTGGGGCGTATTACGTTAATCAGGGACAACCCGATGTTACCGAGCACGCATTTCGGCATAATTTGTTAGAATTTGCGGAGTTGATGTTGTTCTTGCTCGTTGCGATGACTTATATCAACGCGCTAGAGGAGCGCCGCCTTTTTGATTCACTACGAGCGTGGATGATCCAAAAAGGCTTTAGCTATAAGAATCTATTTTGGATCACTGGATTCTTATCCTTTTTTATCTCTCCAATTGCAGACAATCTAACAACAGCCTTACTCATGTGTGCCGTGGTGATGAAGGTGGCTGATGGTGACAAAGAGTTTATCAATCTGAGCTGTATCAATATCGTGATAGCAGCCAATGCTGGCGGTGCATTCAGTCCCTTCGGTGACATTACCACTTTGATGGTATGGCAAGCCGGTATGGTACATTTCAGTGAGTTCTTAGCGCTATTTGTTCCTTCGCTGGTCAATTACATCGTACCAGCACTCGTAATGAGTTATTTTGTGGCGGATAGAAAGCCGAGTGCAGTTTACGAAAGAGTAGAGCTTAAACGCGGCGCTTTAAGAATTTTAACTTTATTCCTTCTGACTGTCGCAACCGCTGTGCTCTCACATAGTTTGCTGCATTTACCACCGGTCCTTGGCATGATGATGGGCCTCGGTTACCTACAGTTTTTTGGTTACTTCCTAAGAATGACATTACCGGGGTCATTAGCAAGAAAGCGAGCGATGGCGGAAAGAGAAGGGGATCAAGAGCGTCTCGAGAAGTTAGGAAGTGTTGTGCCATTCGATGTCTTTAGCAAAGTTTCACGCGCTGAGTGGGATACCTTATTATTCTTCTACGGTATCGTTATGTGTGTAGGAGGTCTTGGGTTTCTCGGTTATTTAAGTTTAATGTCAGAGATATTATATGGTGAGTGGTCTGCAACCTATGCCAACGTATTCTTAGGGATTATTTCCGCGGTCATCGATAACATTCCTGTGATGTTTGCTGTGCTGTCAATGCAACCTGAAATGTCACACGGTCATTGGTTGTTGATCACGCTCACGGCTGGGGTAGGGGGGAGTTTACTTTCTATTGGCTCTGCGGCAGGTGTTGCGCTCATGGGACAAGCTAGAGGCTATTATACTTTTATGGGGCACTTAAAATGGGCACCCGTGATTTTGCTTGGTTATATCGCGAGTATTTTATGTCACCTGTGGCTTAACGAATCTGCTTTTAGCGTGTTTGGCTAG
- a CDS encoding putative bifunctional diguanylate cyclase/phosphodiesterase, whose translation MSLKIKTITINALLLSLTPHVIYASDASVLTGAQLAWLVPCVIALLSIPYLVWSNHQLKKSTLQLKHSEQRFKSTIEGSGDTLWDWNIQSGEIVRINDKYGMNSAKPGSVIPNQHRIHPQDLLIVEKLMKQHFAEKTPFFEASYRIKDELGQYHWVLDRGKIIEKDANLNPLRMTGTVRDISHFKSTEERLNLFAKCVESLTDAIAIYDKHYNQVDLNPSYLKLFGGQREHYLNKHFSLPGYDNKFVAQVKAQLKQTEHWQEELKLRNAADVLLPIEITIDEIKNNHGQISNYVVVYSDLTERKKAESQLHNLSNRDRTTGLPNRNLFFTNLQKLSLQGTHHALLVFDLDNFKKINDSLGHQLGDTLLAKLAMRLNKLARQQDTFYRLGGDEFALVISGTNDIHTITRTAKQFLAAIATPFKIANHELVITSSVGIVLCPEDGKSPESLLKNADTAMYHAKQKGNHYLFFNDSMNEQAVKRLQIENLMRYGLKEDHFVVYYQPKMNIKTGELVGMEALVRFITPKKGVISPGVFIPIAEETGQIIEIGEVVLDKACRDVKRWIDKGLFNGRVAVNLSAKQFSLPDLTTRIDIILQKNQLPSYFLELEITEGTVMDDPKEAISIMRSLSARGIHLAMDDFGTGYSSLAYLKQFPLNTLKVDKAFIDDMGNERGRNMVDSIVTIAHNLDLHVVAEGVENEEQLNILEQLNCQTVQGYYYSKPLSSSEFEQFLKQHIPSEKPNLQLVQ comes from the coding sequence ATGAGCCTAAAAATAAAAACAATAACAATCAATGCACTACTTTTATCACTGACTCCGCATGTAATTTACGCCAGTGACGCAAGTGTATTAACAGGTGCACAGTTAGCTTGGCTCGTACCATGCGTGATTGCTCTGCTCAGCATTCCTTACTTAGTTTGGTCAAATCACCAACTCAAAAAATCCACTCTTCAACTTAAGCACTCAGAACAACGATTTAAAAGTACCATTGAAGGCAGTGGCGATACGCTGTGGGACTGGAATATTCAGTCAGGTGAAATTGTTCGGATCAACGACAAATACGGCATGAACTCTGCGAAGCCTGGCAGCGTCATCCCCAACCAGCATAGGATCCATCCACAAGACCTATTAATCGTAGAAAAGCTGATGAAACAGCACTTCGCAGAAAAGACACCATTCTTCGAAGCAAGCTATCGTATTAAAGATGAACTAGGCCAGTATCACTGGGTGTTAGACCGAGGCAAAATTATCGAGAAAGATGCCAATCTTAACCCGCTAAGAATGACAGGTACGGTTCGCGATATCAGCCACTTTAAAAGCACCGAGGAAAGGCTAAACCTGTTTGCAAAATGCGTAGAGTCGCTGACTGACGCAATCGCAATTTACGACAAGCACTATAATCAAGTCGACCTAAATCCAAGCTACCTTAAATTATTTGGTGGTCAACGGGAACACTATCTGAATAAACATTTTAGCTTACCAGGCTATGACAATAAGTTTGTTGCTCAAGTAAAGGCTCAGCTTAAACAAACAGAGCATTGGCAAGAAGAGCTCAAACTGCGTAATGCGGCAGATGTACTCTTACCTATCGAAATTACGATTGATGAAATTAAAAATAACCACGGTCAGATCAGTAACTATGTGGTTGTGTACTCTGATTTAACCGAGCGTAAAAAAGCAGAGTCTCAACTCCACAATTTATCTAATCGCGATCGTACGACAGGTCTTCCCAATCGCAACTTGTTCTTTACCAATTTACAAAAGTTGTCATTACAAGGGACGCACCATGCCCTACTTGTCTTTGACTTAGATAACTTTAAAAAGATCAACGATTCGCTAGGTCACCAGTTAGGTGATACGCTACTTGCGAAACTGGCAATGCGGCTAAATAAACTTGCTCGCCAACAAGATACCTTCTACCGACTAGGTGGTGACGAATTTGCGCTGGTGATTTCAGGCACCAATGATATTCACACGATTACACGTACAGCAAAACAATTTCTAGCAGCGATTGCGACACCTTTTAAAATTGCTAATCACGAGTTAGTGATCACCTCTTCTGTTGGAATTGTACTGTGCCCTGAAGATGGTAAGTCTCCTGAAAGTCTGCTGAAAAATGCAGATACCGCTATGTATCATGCCAAACAAAAGGGTAACCATTATTTATTCTTTAATGATTCCATGAACGAGCAAGCGGTTAAGCGTCTGCAAATTGAAAACCTGATGCGCTATGGCCTCAAAGAGGATCACTTCGTTGTCTACTATCAGCCAAAAATGAATATTAAAACTGGCGAGCTGGTTGGCATGGAAGCGCTTGTCCGTTTCATTACCCCAAAAAAGGGGGTGATAAGTCCTGGTGTATTCATCCCTATCGCAGAAGAAACCGGACAGATCATCGAAATTGGTGAAGTCGTTTTAGACAAAGCATGCCGTGATGTAAAGCGCTGGATTGATAAAGGACTGTTCAATGGTAGAGTTGCGGTTAATTTATCAGCAAAACAGTTTAGTTTACCGGATCTCACCACTCGTATCGACATTATCTTGCAAAAAAATCAACTTCCTTCTTATTTTCTTGAGTTAGAAATCACAGAAGGAACGGTGATGGACGATCCAAAAGAAGCAATTTCGATAATGCGCTCACTTAGTGCTAGAGGGATACACTTAGCCATGGATGACTTTGGTACTGGTTATTCGTCACTGGCTTATCTCAAGCAATTTCCGCTAAATACACTCAAGGTCGATAAGGCATTTATCGATGATATGGGTAACGAGCGCGGTAGAAACATGGTTGACTCTATTGTCACGATCGCGCATAACTTGGATCTTCACGTTGTTGCGGAAGGGGTTGAAAATGAAGAACAACTCAATATTTTAGAACAGCTAAATTGCCAAACAGTTCAGGGCTATTACTATTCAAAGCCGCTTTCAAGCAGTGAATTTGAACAATTTTTAAAGCAACATATCCCAAGTGAAAAGCCAAACCTACAACTCGTGCAATAG
- a CDS encoding MmcQ/YjbR family DNA-binding protein, with product MDQKSVHEYLQAKPATFITKPFAQDVDVYKVQHKMFATLTEGKEGQVDENGEPVWWLNVKCDPDEALLLRDKYSSVVPGYHMNKRLWNTVILDGTIPEDEIKKMIDDSYQIVVDNLPTAQREELASKVTQR from the coding sequence ATGGATCAGAAAAGCGTACATGAATATTTGCAGGCCAAGCCTGCAACCTTTATCACTAAGCCTTTTGCGCAAGACGTAGATGTGTACAAAGTTCAGCATAAAATGTTTGCAACTCTAACTGAGGGGAAAGAGGGGCAAGTAGATGAAAATGGTGAACCTGTTTGGTGGTTAAATGTAAAATGCGACCCTGACGAAGCATTATTGCTTAGAGACAAGTATTCGTCTGTTGTGCCTGGTTATCACATGAATAAGCGTCTTTGGAACACAGTCATCTTAGATGGCACTATTCCAGAAGACGAAATAAAGAAAATGATCGATGATTCTTATCAAATCGTCGTAGATAACCTACCGACCGCACAACGTGAAGAACTTGCTAGCAAAGTCACGCAACGTTAA
- a CDS encoding 2OG-Fe(II) oxygenase — protein sequence MLQLSQQQQTELQQKLSNDGFARIENILDDTNAQQLHECLCNLDYQLALFHNGAAKSVKDSDILALTPQEQQALLEDIHSYASRGVGFMYGRHSIDSTSPDALQRLYNNLNSSDVQSCFSAISGQNIIRTSAQATRFIGGQYLTRHNDIVEAEGRVYAYVLSLSKSWHPDWGGLLQFFERDGTPTKSYAPKFNSLVVFDVSKIHSVTYVAPFAKAPRLSVTGWFRTIDI from the coding sequence ATGCTTCAACTTTCGCAGCAACAACAAACAGAATTACAGCAAAAATTGAGCAACGATGGGTTTGCACGGATTGAAAATATTCTAGACGATACAAACGCTCAACAACTACATGAGTGCCTCTGTAACCTCGACTACCAGCTCGCACTGTTTCATAACGGAGCAGCCAAGTCAGTCAAAGACAGTGATATTCTTGCCTTAACACCGCAAGAGCAGCAAGCCTTGCTTGAAGATATACATAGCTATGCATCACGTGGTGTTGGTTTTATGTATGGCCGCCACTCCATAGACTCCACAAGCCCTGACGCTCTGCAAAGGCTATACAATAACCTCAATAGTAGCGATGTACAGTCCTGTTTTTCTGCTATCTCTGGACAGAACATTATCCGTACCTCTGCCCAAGCAACACGATTTATTGGTGGTCAGTATTTAACTCGACATAATGACATTGTTGAAGCTGAGGGCCGGGTTTATGCTTATGTACTCAGCCTAAGCAAAAGTTGGCACCCTGACTGGGGCGGGCTACTGCAATTTTTTGAACGCGATGGCACACCCACTAAAAGTTATGCACCTAAGTTCAATTCACTGGTGGTTTTTGATGTAAGTAAAATTCATTCTGTGACTTACGTCGCGCCATTTGCAAAAGCGCCGCGACTTTCTGTAACGGGGTGGTTTAGAACAATAGACATATAA
- the murU gene encoding N-acetylmuramate alpha-1-phosphate uridylyltransferase MurU, producing MKAIILSAGRGKRMMPLTANQPKPMLNVAGKPLLEHHIERLKAAGICDIVINLAWQGQVIKDYFGNGSHFGVNIEYSDEPEGGLETAGGIIQALPMLCEQDDSFIVLNGDIFTDYDVSSLMQLQLGSTAEGHCEAHIMLVENPEHNPEGDFCLAHQPLNQQKYTLSGIGKYHQSFFTELGTGFIKLGPLLRSGLEQHKVSTELYLGAWDDIGTPERLKMINEKLGYSDVG from the coding sequence ATGAAAGCGATAATTTTATCTGCTGGTCGTGGTAAACGCATGATGCCACTGACCGCGAACCAACCAAAACCTATGCTTAACGTCGCAGGAAAGCCACTACTTGAGCATCATATCGAGCGCTTAAAAGCGGCTGGGATCTGCGATATCGTGATAAATCTTGCATGGCAAGGTCAGGTGATAAAAGACTATTTCGGCAATGGTAGTCATTTCGGTGTCAATATTGAGTACAGTGATGAACCTGAAGGTGGATTAGAAACCGCAGGTGGCATCATTCAAGCATTGCCGATGTTATGTGAACAGGATGATAGCTTTATTGTACTCAATGGCGATATTTTTACGGACTACGATGTCAGCAGCTTAATGCAGTTACAGCTCGGCAGCACAGCAGAGGGCCATTGCGAGGCGCACATTATGTTGGTAGAAAATCCCGAACATAATCCTGAAGGCGATTTTTGCCTTGCCCATCAGCCGCTCAATCAGCAAAAGTATACCTTGTCTGGTATTGGCAAATATCACCAAAGTTTTTTTACCGAGCTTGGGACTGGCTTTATAAAACTAGGGCCGTTGCTGCGTAGTGGGCTTGAGCAGCATAAAGTTTCTACTGAACTGTATTTGGGCGCATGGGATGACATTGGCACGCCAGAGCGACTAAAAATGATCAACGAAAAGTTAGGGTATAGCGATGTGGGGTAA
- the djlA gene encoding co-chaperone DjlA, whose protein sequence is MWGKLLGTIFGFLFGRWLGAILGFYLGHLFDKSLRQDFDKVGGFQGFMKGEDLHERQALFFSSCFSVMGHIAKSNGRVSEIHIQAASAFMSEMGLQGEERKEAQHAFTAGKSSDFSIKEAVTDFKEAFARRYDLRQLFLEIQIQMAFCDGHVSDAEKALLKQVSKYLGFAETHFLFLLKRYQAEFEFRRSQASGRSQHQHQQQGGRQPTSQDNGLNRAKALAVLGLSEGANEREIKKAYRKLMSQHHPDKLVSQGLPKHMMEVAKRKSQDIQSAYEYLKKS, encoded by the coding sequence ATGTGGGGTAAATTATTAGGCACAATTTTCGGCTTTTTATTTGGTCGTTGGTTAGGCGCTATTTTAGGTTTTTATCTCGGCCATTTATTTGATAAAAGTTTGCGTCAGGATTTTGATAAAGTCGGTGGCTTTCAAGGTTTCATGAAAGGTGAAGATCTGCATGAGCGCCAAGCCTTGTTCTTTTCCAGCTGTTTTTCTGTGATGGGACATATCGCCAAGTCTAATGGTCGAGTCAGTGAAATCCACATTCAAGCTGCGTCTGCGTTTATGAGCGAAATGGGCTTGCAGGGTGAAGAGCGAAAAGAAGCGCAACATGCGTTTACTGCGGGAAAAAGCAGCGACTTTTCGATAAAAGAAGCGGTTACCGATTTTAAAGAAGCTTTTGCTAGACGCTATGACTTGAGGCAGCTGTTTTTAGAGATTCAAATTCAAATGGCATTTTGTGATGGGCATGTGTCTGATGCGGAGAAGGCCTTACTTAAACAGGTGAGTAAGTATTTAGGCTTCGCAGAAACCCACTTTTTGTTCTTGCTTAAGCGCTATCAAGCAGAATTTGAGTTTCGTCGCTCTCAGGCGTCTGGGAGATCGCAACATCAACACCAGCAACAGGGCGGCCGTCAACCAACATCACAAGATAACGGCTTAAACCGTGCTAAAGCGTTGGCTGTACTGGGATTGAGTGAAGGGGCGAATGAACGTGAAATCAAAAAAGCATACCGCAAACTGATGTCGCAGCATCACCCTGACAAATTGGTGTCTCAGGGATTACCTAAGCATATGATGGAAGTGGCAAAGCGCAAAAGCCAAGACATTCAGTCTGCCTATGAATATTTAAAAAAGAGCTAA
- a CDS encoding ATP-dependent 6-phosphofructokinase, protein MTKRIAVLTSGGDAPGMNSAIRAITLSALRSGFQCFGFFHGYNGLINQEYTELSAISVTDITQLGGTILKSARCPAMLEPSGVLQAANALRKLHIDVLIVIGGDGSFRGMQALAAHWQGQLIGIPGTIDNDLSGCDNTIGFSTAINTATSAIDKIRDTANAFERVFITEVMGRHNGHIAYHVGIATGAEAIISFENCTVENTSQVLAHLKNAIEQQHQHGSFLIILAENLWPGGAQALKTELNSNADINCALCVLGHIQRGGAPSVEDRMLATELGVAAVEVINGSIKPNTDITTPIMVGKIHGVIVITKVEKVLNMDKPVSQEWVQRYQHYLAEQ, encoded by the coding sequence ATGACGAAAAGGATAGCAGTACTGACAAGTGGCGGCGATGCGCCGGGTATGAACTCAGCGATTAGGGCTATCACGTTAAGTGCCTTGAGATCTGGATTTCAGTGCTTTGGCTTTTTTCATGGTTACAATGGTCTAATTAATCAAGAGTACACCGAGCTAAGTGCGATTTCCGTCACCGATATCACCCAACTTGGTGGCACAATTCTAAAAAGCGCCCGCTGCCCTGCGATGCTAGAACCTTCAGGCGTACTTCAAGCCGCAAACGCCCTGAGAAAGCTTCATATCGACGTACTTATTGTGATTGGTGGTGATGGTTCGTTTAGAGGAATGCAGGCGCTGGCAGCTCACTGGCAAGGTCAGCTAATTGGTATTCCCGGTACTATAGATAACGACCTTTCAGGGTGTGACAACACCATTGGTTTCTCCACAGCCATCAATACTGCCACCTCCGCAATAGATAAAATCCGCGATACCGCAAATGCCTTTGAGCGAGTTTTTATCACCGAGGTGATGGGTCGTCATAACGGGCATATTGCTTACCATGTGGGCATTGCGACAGGTGCTGAGGCTATCATTTCATTTGAAAACTGCACGGTAGAGAATACCTCTCAGGTCTTAGCTCATCTCAAAAATGCCATAGAGCAGCAACATCAACACGGTAGCTTTTTGATTATACTGGCCGAAAATTTATGGCCAGGCGGCGCTCAAGCGCTTAAAACAGAGTTAAATAGCAATGCCGATATCAATTGTGCACTTTGCGTGTTAGGCCATATTCAACGAGGTGGGGCACCATCTGTTGAAGATAGAATGCTCGCCACGGAATTAGGAGTAGCGGCAGTGGAAGTGATTAATGGTAGCATCAAACCAAACACTGATATTACGACGCCCATTATGGTAGGAAAAATACATGGTGTAATTGTAATTACTAAAGTCGAGAAGGTGCTGAATATGGATAAACCAGTATCACAGGAGTGGGTACAACGATATCAGCACTACCTCGCCGAGCAATAA
- a CDS encoding DUF3530 family protein: MIIRTLLLLIAALPATTFAAEHIDAAPLGSLYQQDANRFYEPSQLVKLESENESFYVFHQEYMAAAREGIVILLPDMQTPPLNNSGISFLAKRLSDDGYDTYTLTPPDLSYAPSLLEQDIALPDAEKPAQQTLAPISESNLDEYKMALISRFEVLYNTLSMTQTEKLVIVAFGNSAGLFGEHLATLPNLRIDAFAVVSPQLPNATRQKHLASNLSLISPALLDVYYSFDNPIVVDNTPDRARWARKNSKFDYRQRELFGEKTDPLQHQRLRKELLGFLRVL, translated from the coding sequence ATGATCATCAGAACGCTTTTATTACTTATTGCCGCTTTACCCGCGACGACTTTTGCAGCTGAACATATTGATGCAGCACCGCTTGGTTCTCTTTATCAGCAAGACGCTAATCGTTTCTACGAGCCATCGCAATTGGTAAAACTGGAAAGCGAAAACGAAAGCTTTTATGTATTTCATCAAGAATATATGGCAGCCGCTCGCGAAGGCATCGTGATCTTATTACCAGACATGCAAACTCCGCCTCTCAATAACAGCGGCATAAGCTTTCTTGCAAAACGCTTAAGCGATGATGGCTACGACACCTATACCCTTACTCCGCCGGACCTTTCTTATGCACCGAGTCTGCTAGAGCAAGACATCGCGCTCCCTGATGCTGAAAAACCGGCTCAGCAAACACTTGCACCTATTTCAGAATCTAATCTCGACGAATATAAAATGGCCTTGATCAGCCGCTTTGAGGTGCTTTACAACACGCTGTCCATGACTCAAACAGAAAAGTTGGTGATTGTCGCATTTGGTAATAGCGCAGGCTTGTTTGGAGAGCACTTAGCAACCCTGCCCAATCTACGTATCGATGCCTTTGCCGTTGTTAGCCCACAACTGCCTAATGCAACGCGGCAAAAGCACTTGGCATCCAACCTTTCTCTGATAAGCCCTGCTCTACTGGATGTTTACTACAGTTTTGACAATCCGATTGTGGTCGACAATACGCCAGACAGAGCGCGCTGGGCGAGAAAAAACAGTAAATTTGATTATCGCCAACGAGAGCTTTTTGGAGAAAAAACCGATCCGCTCCAACATCAAAGACTCAGAAAAGAGTTACTCGGTTTTTTGCGCGTTTTATAG
- a CDS encoding aminoglycoside phosphotransferase family protein, protein MNSQNQRVEFIQQAIHSDDFTCEAITSDASFRRYYRVKRQTMSWILMETPVDKLDNAPFIGLNTVFAEQGLNVPQILASNEELGLLLLQDLGSEHLADRLALPSRLEDYRALIALIPEIAKTPKSEWMKPYDAEFVDMELHIFYEWLVTKWLGLTPTEYQQVQWHNVKLKLVDAMIRQPQVTMHRDFHSRNLICHQSQWYLIDYQDAVQGPVTYDAVSLLRDCYTRLDAHEFTELKQYSFDCLKAANLLDGMDFSTYQHYFDLTGMQRHLKAAGIFTRLLQRDGKGGYLENILPTLRYLVEVANKYKEFQWLASWLENDIMPQAQAKLGTK, encoded by the coding sequence ATGAATAGTCAAAACCAGCGCGTCGAGTTTATACAGCAGGCAATACATAGCGACGATTTTACGTGTGAGGCTATCACCTCGGATGCCAGCTTCCGGCGTTATTATCGCGTTAAACGACAAACGATGTCGTGGATCTTAATGGAAACACCAGTCGATAAACTCGATAATGCCCCTTTTATTGGTTTAAATACGGTGTTTGCAGAGCAGGGGCTTAATGTTCCACAAATCCTTGCGAGTAATGAAGAGCTAGGGCTGTTACTGTTACAAGATTTAGGCTCAGAGCATTTGGCCGATAGGTTGGCATTGCCTTCTCGGCTAGAGGATTATCGTGCGCTGATAGCGCTTATTCCAGAAATCGCCAAAACACCAAAGAGTGAATGGATGAAGCCCTATGATGCTGAGTTCGTTGATATGGAACTTCATATTTTTTACGAGTGGCTTGTAACAAAATGGCTTGGTTTAACGCCTACCGAATATCAACAAGTGCAGTGGCATAATGTGAAGTTGAAACTCGTTGATGCGATGATTCGCCAGCCGCAGGTTACGATGCATCGAGATTTTCATAGTCGCAACCTGATATGTCATCAGTCTCAGTGGTATCTCATTGATTATCAGGATGCGGTACAAGGACCTGTCACTTATGATGCGGTTTCTCTATTGCGGGATTGTTATACTCGCCTTGATGCTCATGAGTTTACTGAGCTTAAGCAATATAGCTTTGATTGTTTAAAAGCGGCTAATTTATTAGACGGTATGGATTTTAGCACCTATCAACATTACTTTGACTTAACAGGGATGCAAAGGCACCTTAAAGCTGCCGGGATTTTTACTCGCCTATTGCAGCGAGACGGCAAAGGCGGGTACTTAGAAAATATTTTGCCAACGTTACGCTACCTCGTTGAAGTAGCGAATAAGTATAAAGAATTTCAGTGGCTTGCAAGCTGGCTGGAGAATGACATAATGCCTCAAGCGCAGGCTAAATTAGGCACAAAATAG
- a CDS encoding polyprenyl-phosphate transporter: MQYKDSKRDYLFMFLKGAGMGAADVVPGVSGGTIAFITGIYARFLNAIKSVNLQALSTLRRDGLKATWQYIDGSFLLAVFSGLLISAASLAKVITYLLEAHQTLVWSFFFGLIVASFVYVAKQVSHWSGQNIIACAVGAIVAFAITSLSPAEAQASHWMFFISGAIAICAMILPGISGSFILLLLGMYGHVLSAVNQLEFGLVSLFLLGCIVGLMSFSRLLSWLLAHYQQVTFSLLAGFLLGSLNLLWPWKQVLTTYVNSSGIEKPLSQANILPAQYSTLYGQDPNTLACIALAIAGLALILTIEKISEKY, from the coding sequence GTGCAGTATAAAGATAGCAAACGAGACTATCTCTTTATGTTTTTAAAAGGGGCCGGAATGGGGGCTGCGGATGTTGTCCCGGGTGTTTCTGGCGGCACCATTGCTTTTATTACTGGCATCTATGCACGTTTTTTAAATGCCATCAAAAGTGTGAACTTACAGGCTTTGAGTACATTGCGCCGTGATGGCCTAAAAGCAACTTGGCAGTACATTGATGGTAGCTTTTTACTGGCGGTATTTTCTGGTTTGCTCATCAGTGCAGCGTCTTTGGCGAAGGTGATCACTTATTTATTGGAAGCACACCAAACACTGGTATGGTCATTTTTCTTTGGTCTTATCGTCGCTTCTTTTGTTTATGTTGCAAAACAGGTCTCTCATTGGAGTGGCCAAAATATTATTGCCTGCGCAGTTGGCGCTATCGTAGCCTTTGCTATTACTTCCCTTTCACCAGCTGAAGCGCAAGCATCTCATTGGATGTTTTTTATCTCAGGTGCTATCGCCATTTGCGCGATGATCTTACCTGGGATCTCAGGGAGCTTTATCCTACTGTTACTGGGTATGTATGGCCATGTACTTAGTGCGGTGAACCAGCTTGAATTTGGCTTAGTGAGTTTATTCTTACTAGGTTGTATTGTAGGGTTAATGTCGTTTTCGCGCCTACTCAGCTGGCTATTGGCGCACTATCAACAAGTAACGTTTTCGCTACTCGCTGGCTTTTTGCTGGGCTCGCTTAATTTATTGTGGCCTTGGAAACAAGTGCTTACGACTTACGTGAATTCCAGTGGTATAGAAAAGCCATTGAGTCAGGCCAATATTTTGCCTGCGCAATACAGTACGCTGTATGGTCAAGACCCAAATACGCTGGCATGTATTGCACTTGCCATCGCTGGCCTTGCGCTGATCTTAACCATTGAAAAGATAAGCGAAAAATATTAA